The DNA segment GCCGGGCAACACCACAGTGTTGCCGGGATTGGCGAAACGATCATCGACGTAATTTCCGCCGATACCAAATCCGAACCGGTCCGCGAAACTCTTGGTGACGAAGAGGTTGGCGCCGTGCTCGGGCGTCAACGTGGCGCGCTTGCCCTCTACGGGCTGGCCGCTCTCGACAGCCAGCGATTTCGTCACCCGGGCATCGAGATAGGAATAGCCCGCGATCGCCCGCCATCCTGACGCAAGATCGAGGTTGCCGCTCAGCTCGATTCCGCGCGTGCGTTGCGTGCCGATGGGAATCAGCACGGTCGATCCTGGAGCAGCCGATTTGATTCCGGTGCGTTCGAGCTCGAACAGCGAGACGGTTGTGTTCAGCTTGCCGCCGAGGAGGGTGTATTTGGCGCCGATTTCCTTGTTGGTGGTCTTCTCGGGCTCAATGTCGGCGTTGCTGGCCGCGATAGCGAAGCCCTCTCCGGACGGCTGGAAGGACCGGCTCCACGAGGCGTAGTAGCTCTGCGTGTCGTCGGGCTGGAAGACGAGTCCGGCGCGCGGGCTCCATTCGGAATCCTTGCGCGCGAGGCTCGGCAGGGCAAGGCGCTGGATCGTCCGCTGTTCGAACCAGTCGTGCCGCAGGCCGACAAGCGCCTTGAGGCCGGAGCCGAAATCGATGAGGTCCTGGACATAGAGCCCCTCATTCTTGAACCGGCCCTGGTTGTTGGTGGCCGGCGTTCCGCCGAGATCGACCGGAACCACCGGCAGGATCGGCGCAATCAGATCGACGATCGCGATCCCGGTGCGCGAATAGAGCAATTGGTCCTTGCGCTGGCGCGCGATCTCGAAGCCATAGAGCAGCGTGTGCTCCATGCCGCCGAGCCGGGCAATTTGGGTAAGCTCGAGCTGATTCGACCAGCCGTTCTCGTGACGGAAGAAATTGGACCGGTTGAGCGAAACCTGCGGTCGCGGCCGCGTGGCGGTCACCGGCAGGACGGCACCTGACAAAGTGTTGCGACGGTCGAGGTCGTAATCATAATGACGGAAACCGTTGCGCAGGCTCAGCGTGTCGGAGAACCGATGCGTCAGACTGATCGTCTGCGAGGTTACCAGCGCGCGGCTGACATCCGCTTCGCGAGCATTGGCCGCGCCATAATAGGTGCCGGGAGCGACATCCACCGGACGTCCTTGGTAGGCGGGAATGCCGAAATCCGTGATGCGCGCGTCACGCAGGTAGTCTGCCTGAAGCAGCAGTTCGGTGCGGTCGTCAGGCTTGTAGAGAAACGAGGGAGCGATGGTTTCGCGGTCGAGAAACTGGAACTGGCGATAGCTTCCGCTGCGCTCGACGGCGCCAGTGAGGCGGAAGCCGCTGCCATCGGCAGTGATCACGCGCCCGAAATCGCCCTCGGCGCGCTTGGTATCCCAGCTACCCGCGGAGAGCGTCAGCGAGTTGACGTCCTCACCCGGCTTACGCGTCACGCGATTGATCAACCCGCCCGAGGATCCCCGACCGTAAAGCACTGCGGCCGGCCCCTTGATAACCTCGATGCGCTCGACGTTTGAGAGGTCGCGGAAATACAAGGCGTCGTCGCGAAAACCTTCGACGAACTGGTCGGAGATGGCGCTGAAGCCGCGGATCGTGATCTGGTCGCGCTGACCGTCGCCGTGACTGAGGCCGACGCCGGGAACGTTCTTCATGGCATCCTGGATCGAAAGCGCGCGCTGATCGCGCAGCACCTCGATCGGGACAACATCGACGGTCTGTGGCAGGTCTCGGAGTTTGACAGGCACCTTGGCCGCCGAGGTCGATTTGGGCGCATACCCCTCACGTTGGCCAGTGACGACGATGGAAGTCGGCTGCTCGACCTCCGCCCTCTCTTCCGCAGCCGCGGGACTGATGGAAACGAGCACGGCCGAAGTGAGCGCCGAGCTGGCGAAAAGCGCGAATTTCATTGATGATTCCTCCAAGCGGCGGTAGCGCTAGAGATAATGCGAATGTATCGCAATAGCGAAATCAGCCGATCCCGGCCGAGCAGGAAAGATTTTCTCATGAGCCGGCTGTCCACGAAGAACCGCATCAAGCGTGCGGTGGTGCTCTTCCATCTGTGGCTAGGGATAACCGTCGGCGGCCTGTGGGCGCTCCAAGGCCTCAGCGGCGCGCTGCTCGTCTTTCACCGCGACCTCGATCGCCCCGCAGTGGAAATGGCGTCGAGGCGCCTCACGCTCGATGCACTGATCGAGGAAGCGCGGTCAGTAGCGAACCGGGAACCCGAATCGATCGGCCTCTATTATCCGGACGCAGCCGTTCTCGGGGTGACTTTCCCCGGATACGCATCCGGTAAAGGTAGCGTGCTGGTTGAAGCGGCCAGCGGTCGCGTCATCGCGACCCGTGAACGCACACCGGTCAACCCGGCCGAGGGCAACTTCTGGCGCTGGATTTACAACTTCCATCATTCGCTGTTCGCTCACAATTTCGGGGAAATCTTGCTCGGAATTTCGGGGTTGCTGCTCGTCACCATGGTCGGGACCGGCGCCTGGCTGGCCTGGCCCCGCCGCGGGCAATGGCGTGCGTCCTTCGCGATGTCTCGCTGGCGGACCCGGAGCCAGCAATTGTTCGGCTGGCACCGCTGTGCTGGACTGGCCGCTGCGCTTGCACTCATAATCCTGGCGATCTCCGGAGCGTCGATGGACTTCGGTAAATCGCTGCGCAAATGGGCTGAAGGCAACGCTGGCTATCGGGCGCCCTACAAGGCGGAGCCGGTTGCCGCCCTGCCCGCTTCGCTCCTCGGGGCGGAAAACGCCTACGCCCGCGCGCGCGCCGTCTTTCCGCAAGCGAGCCTCTCGGCAGTCACTCTTCCGACAGCCGAGTCCCCGGTGTATCAGGTTCGCATGCGTCAGCCTGGCGAATGGCGGCAGTGGACTGGCACCTCGGTCGTGATCGTTCACGCCGAAAACGGTGCCATCCTCTCGCGCTTCGACGCCGTGCAGGCTCCCATCGCCAACCGCATCCTCGACAGCGCCTTCCCGGTCCACAACGGCGAGATCGCGGGGCCACCGGGGCGAATCCTGGTCTTCCTCGCGGGGCTGTCGCTGCCGGTTCTCTACGTCTCGGGGCTTTGGGCATGGCTGCGACGCAGAAAAGCGACGCGCAAGTAGAGCGCGCCTTGAACCGGCTTCACGACCACCCCGCCTTCGTCGATAACTTACACGACCGCTGGGCGGGACGAGCGTGATCGAAAGTCTGCCAGGATCTCGCGCCGGGAATTTTCAGGATGGGGTTGCGCTATTGGCCACCCCGATTCATGGTGCCGGGATTGAGACCACGACAGGGTGCCACGGCAAGGTGCCACGGGGTTTTGACTCGCTGAGAAACCGGTGTTTCTTCAAGCGCTTGATCTGATTCGGAAAACTGGCTGGGGCGGCAGGAGCCGAACCTGTAATCGCACGTCCAATCGCTTGCCAGAGCAGCCCAGCAAGCCACCTGTCGTCTAGTATCGGACTCTTGCCGCGCATCGTATGCTGTGACACATACCCGTTCACACGCCGATTTCGGCGTGGTCCAACCCGCGGTTTTCCGGGGGCTTTGGCGGCCGGGAAAAGTGGTCTCGCATCCTGTCTCCCCGACCAGTTTTGACGATAATAAAACCATCCGGGGGATGGTTTTCCGCCAAAACTCCCAAGCGATAGCGAAGGGGTGCGCGGACCTGGTGAACCGTCCGAGCGTATCCTTAGGCGATCTTGGCCCGCCCCGATTGGGCGAGGCGTTGACGCGAGGTGTTCCCCGGCACGGCGACATGCGTGGCGGGATCGTAGGTCCTGCCGATCGCGGCGCTGCCCGGCTCGACGTGGATCTGAACCACCGTGTGGCTATACCCGCGGGGGAGATAGCGGATCAGATAGCCGTCAGGATGCCGGCTCCACCGCCCCTCCGCGACCGTCTGGCTGCCGGGGCCGCGCGGCGCCATGCCGGCCAGCACCGCTACGCTTTCCATTTCGCGGAAAGTCGTGCCGGGGCGGGAGGCGAGGCTGCGAAGCTGCGCTTCGGCCGCCAATGCCTGCCGGACCAGCGGCGGGGCTTCCGCAAGCGCGCGGTTGAGTATTTCCGGCGGTATCATTTCAAGCGCGGTCTTGCTGATCGCCTTCAGCTCCCGCGCGTCCAGCAAGGTGCGCGCGGTCGCCTGCAAGTCAGTGTTCATGTCCTCGAGCTTGCTACGCGAAAGCAAGGTCCAGATCAGCGCCTGGATACGCTGCTGCGAAACCTCCGGGTGATCGACGGAGTTGCGAAGGATGGCCACCACGATCGGTTCGGCCGCACCCTTTGTCGGCGCGTAGAGATAGCCGTCGCCCCCGCCCGGTCCATGCGTGCCCGCATGAAGGCAATAGCTCTGGGCGCTGAATTCGAAGAAGCCGGGGCCGAGCACGAACCCCCCCGCCTCGGTGCGTCGCAGGCTATCCAAGGGACGTTTGGGTTCGCGCGGGGTCCATCCGTCGCGCTGCGGATCGCCATGAACCGCGTCGGCGAGACTGGTGGTTATCGGCACCTTGTTGCCGAGCAGCTTGTCGGCCCCCAGCTTTCCGGCCGCCTGCCCGACCAGCCGGCCAAGATCGCCGAGCTGCGCCGATGCCGTGCCGACGCCCCCAACCGCGAGCGCAGCCGCAGCCGCGACATAAGCTAGTTTTTTCACGATGACCTTCCCCCCAAAGGAAGCGCCATTGCTATCCCCTGCGGATGGCGAACACAAGGCCATCGCGCTGCCGCCAACGGATGCGCGGACCCCCTTATCGCACCCGTTCGAAGCGCGTTTCGCCGCGCACCGGATCGGCCGCCACCAGCCGTACCAGAACCCGCTCGCCGCTCCCCACACCGCGCGTATCGACACGGGCGAGCACGGGCAGCTCGGCAAGTTGCAGCCGCGCGCCGCGTTCGTCGCGCTCGGTGACGATGGCGGCGAAGACCTCGCCCTCACGCCCCGCCAGCAGCGCGGCTTCCGCAAGGTCGAGCACGGCTCGCTCGACCGCGCCCTCGCGGGCATCGGCAGCGTTCATCGTCTCCGCGAGACGCGCGAATAGCGCCGGCTCGTCTTCGTGGCGCGCCGCCCCGGTCGCCAAGGCCAACATGGTTTCGAGGACATAGCGATCGGCAAGGCGGCGCATCGGCGCGGTCGCATGGCAATAGGTCGCGCCGAGCGCCGCGTGCCACGGGCGGTCCCCCGGCCGGTAGGGATGGTAATCCGCCCCGCCGGTGATCCGACGCACCGCGAACTGGAATGCCGCCCCCGCGGGCGTGCGCGGATCGACGGTGCGCTCGAATGCCGCAAGGGACACGTCCTCTTGCCAGTCGAACCCAAGTCCGAGCGCCGTCGCGCGCAGACGGGCGAGAGCGCGTGCGTCGGGGGCGGGCATCTCGCGGAAGAGCCCGGCGCCGGCTGCGTGGAGGGCCTGGGCGATCGCAATATTGGCCGCGAGCGACAGGGCGGCGTTCGCGTTTTCCGCTGGCGACCAGGGGCGCAGCTGTAGCTGGTATCCCCCGTCCGGGCCGCGTTGCAGCTCTTGCTCGGGCGGATCGATACGCGCAGCGCCGCGCGCCTCCTCGCACCGCTGCATCCGTGCGGCAAAGTCCGCAAGGTGCGGCACCTCAGCTGGATCGACGCGCTCGTAACCGAGCTTCGCGCGGCTGTGGACGACGGCTCTTACGATGCCTTCAAGCGCTACTTTGCCGTCGTGGTCGCAGCGGACAGTTGCCACGATCGCGGGACGCGGGGCATCCGGCAGCAGACTTGCCGCGCCTTCGCTTAGCGCAGGTGGGTAAAGCCTTGCCTTCCCATCGGGCAGATAGAGCGTCACCCCCCGTCGCCACGCCTCGGCCTCTATGGCACCGCCCTGGGGCACGAACCAGCCAATGTCGGCGAGCGCGTAATGCAAGACGAGGTCGCCCCCCGCAGGCTCGATGCAAAAGGCTTGATCGAGGTCGGTCGAAGCCGCGGGATCCAGTGTCAGGAAAGTGCGATCCGTCCAATCGCCATGCGCGCTCGGCGTCCGGTGCTGCGTCCGCTCGGCCTCGGCCAGAACCTCCGGCGGGAAGGTCGACGGCACGTCGTAGCGTGCACGCAGCCGGGCGAGCCCTTCACCAAGTAGCCGGTCGGGGTCGGAGAGGGTCTTCAGCGCGTGGGTGCCCGCTGGATCGGCGCCGGGTGGTTGGCCAGGATACCCGTCACAACGGTCCACACCGCGACATTCTGGCGCAGCTGCGCCTTGTCGATCTTGTCGAGCGTATCGTTGTTTGTGTGGTGGAGATCGAAGTAGCGGGTGCCATCCTGCTGCAGGTCGATCAGCGCGCCGTCCTGCTCGCGCACCCAATTGAGATCGGCCCCGCCGCTTGCCACCTCGCGCGATGGCGCGACGCCGAAGCGCGCGACGGAGGCTGCCAGCTTGCGGTACAGTTCGGGATCGCTGGCGGAGAAATTGCTGTCGATCCGCCATACCCGATCGGCGCCGAAATCGCTTTCGAGGCCAACGAAAACGGGCTCGCCCTTGTGCGCGGCGGCATAGGCCTTGCTGCCCCACAGCCCGGTTTCCTCCGCGCCCGCGAAGAGCACGCGGATGGTGCGCAGCGGCCGCCCCGAAGCGGCGACAGCCTTGGCGGCCGCGGCGATGATACCGCAGCCCGCCCCGTCGTCGAAGGCTCCCGTGCCGTTCCACCAGCTGTCGAGATGGCAGGCGAGCAGCACGGGCGGAAGGTTCCGGTCGCGGCCGAGGATTTCACCGACGACATTGCCGCTCTGGGTGCGTCCGATCTGACGCGAATTGAGTTCCAGCCGCAGCATTACCCGCCGGTCGCCCGCGCGCGCGATCATCCGCGCGAGATTGTCGGCGTCGGGATTGCTGAGCGCGGCGGCAGGGGTGGGCCCGACGCCGTCTGCAAAGCTGGTGCCGCCGGTGTGCGGCGTGCGCTCGCTTTCGGTCCCGATCGAACGGATGACGGTCGCGACCGCCCCCTTGCTGGCCGCGAGCCCCGGCCCGGTCCAGCGCGCAGGGCCGGCGAAGCCATAGCTCGATCCGTCCTGCGTCGCCCGCATGGCGTGATCGATGAAGGCGATCTTGCCGGTGAGGCTTCCCTCAGGCGCCGCTTCGAGCGCGGCATAGCTCGCGAAATGAACGACCTGCGCAGTCAGCCCGCCCGCCGGCGTCGCCGCGCTGTTGCCCAACGGCACGATCTCCAGCGGCTGGGCATAGGGCGCGACGACGGTCGCCCGCATCACATCGCCCGGCACCCAGGTATCCATCATGAATTGCTCGTCCGCCACATTGGCGAAGCCGTTGGCGCGCAGCCAGCGCACTGCCCAGACGCGGCCCCGCGCTTCCGCTTCCGTGCCCGCCTGGCGCGGACCGACCTCGGTGGAGATGCCTTCGACAAAGTCCCAGGCCAGCACGTCGCTTTCGGCTGCTCTGTCAGCGGCCTTATCGAGGTTCGCCGATGCGGGTGTCGGCAGGAGGGCGAGCACCGCGGCGGCGGCGAGAGTACGAGTAAACATGGCCCCTGCTAGCATTCCGCGGCTCGCTGCCAAGCGAAATGCTGGCCGCTTGCCGAGGGGCGCGCCCCCGCCTATCTGGCGGCGCAAGCTTTCCCGCACACTCCCCGATCCGAAGGACGCCCCGTGGCCGCGCAATACGCATTCGTCATGAAGAACATGACCAAGACCTTCCCCGGCGCCAACAAGCCGGTGCTGAAGGACATCAACCTGCAATTCTACCAGGGTGCGAAGATCGGCATCGTCGGCCCCAACGGCGCGGGCAAATCGACCCTCATCAAGATCATGGCCGGGATCGACAAGGACTTCACCGGCGAGGCCTGGCCGGGCGAGAACATCACCGTCGGCTATCTCGAGCAGGAGCCGGAGCTCGACCCGACCAAGACCGTGCTGGAGAACGTGCGCGAGGGGGCTAGGGAGACAGCCGATCTCGTCGCCCGTTTCAACGAAGTCAGCGCGCTGATGTGCGAGCCTGACGCCGATTTCGACGCGCTCGGCGCGGAAATGGGCGAATTGCAGGACAAGATTGACGCGGTCGATGGCTGGACGCTCGACAACCAGCTCGAAGTCGCGATGGAGGCGCTGCGCTGCCCGCCCGGCGACTGGCCGGTGACCGAGCTATCGGGCGGTGAGAAGCGACGCGTCGCGCTCACGCGCCTGCTCATCCAGAAGCCCGGCATCCTGCTATTGGACGAGCCCACCAACCATCTCGATGCCGAAAGCGTGCAGTGGCTCGAGAACCACCTCAAGGAATACGCGGGCGCGGTGCTGATGATCACCCACGACCGCTATTTCCTCGACAATGTGGTCGGCTGGATCCTCGAGCTGGATCGCGGCAGCTACTACCCTTACGAAGGGAATTATTCGACCTATCTCGAGAAGAAGGCGAAGCGGCTCGAGCAGGAAAGTCGCGAGGAGAGCGGCAAGCAGAAGGCGCTGCAGCGCGAGCTCGAGTGGATCAGGCAGACCCCCGCCGCGCGGCAGACCAAATCGAAGGCGCGCATCCGCAAGTTCGAAGAGCTACAGAACAACCAGGACCAGCGCCAGGTCGGCAAGGCGCAGATCGTCATCCAGGTGCCCGAGCGCCTGGGCGGCAAGGTGATCGAGGTCAACGGCATCTCGAAAGCCTATGGCGACAAGCTCTTGTTCGAGGATTTGAGCTTCACGCTGCCGCCGGGCGGGATCGTCGGCGTGATCGGCCCCAATGGCGCGGGCAAATCGACGCTCTTCAAGATCATCACCGGCAAGGAGCAGCCCGACAGCGGCTCTATCGACATCGGCTCGACCGTCCGCCTCGGCTTCGTCGATCAGAGCCGCGATCACCTCGATCCCAAGAAGAACGTCTGGGAGGAGATTTCCGACGGGCTCGATTACATGAAGGTCAACGGTCAGGACATGAGCACCCGCGCTTATGTCGGCGCGTTCAATTTCAAGGGGCCGGACCAGCAGAAGAACGTCGGAAAGCTCTCGGGTGGGGAACGCAACCGCGTCCATATGGCCAAGATGCTGAAGGAAGGCGGCAATGTCCTGCTGCTCGACGAGCCGACCAATGACCTCGACGTCGAGACCCTCGCCGCGCTCGAGGATGCGATAGAGAACTTCGCCGGCTGCGCGGTGGTCATCAGCCACGACCGGTTCTTCTTGGACCGCCTCGCCACCCACATCCTGGCCTTCGAGGGCGATAGCCACGTGGAATGGTTCGAAGGCAATTTCGAAGCCTATGAGGAAGACAAGCGCCGCAGACTGGGCGATGCAGCAGACCGGCCGACGCGGCTGGCGTATAAGAAGCTGACGAGGTAATGAGCGAAGTGATGCCGGGTTTCTAGCGGGTGCGCTGGCCGGGATGGCTGCGGCTTGGCTCGGTTTCGGCAATCTACAGGACGAATGTTATAGCCGAGCGTCAAAAGTGGCGCGAATCATTGCGCGCCCTCGCCATGCTCCCAAGCGCACGGCGGGGGGCGATAGGCCAGGCCGTCCCTGGAAAAGCCGTGCGGCCGGAATTGCGGGCTCATGCAGTGGATGTCCTCCGCCACAAGCTCGGTCCGCCGGTCGCGGAACGCCCGCTCCCGGTCGAGCAGCAGAAACTCTTCCACGGTCAGCCGACGCTTCGCCTGTCCCTCGGGAAGGTCCTGCGCCGTCAGTGCGGGCAGCTCATCACAGCCCGCGCACGCGTCCAATCGCAAGGACAATTAGAGCGCCGCCTTCGCCTCGTCCTCGCGCCGCATCGCCTTTAGCGCCTCGGCCTTCTGCCGGTCGGTCAGCACGCGCTTCGCCTGATCGGCGAGGGCGCGCCAGGTCTTTTCGGCGCGGAGATTGCGTTCGCGAACATTGTCGAGCGTGGCGACAGCGGCCTCGGCCGCGGCTTCGCTGGCGCGGGCGTCGTAGAAATCGAAAGTCTGGGACATCGGTCGGCGCGCTCCTGTAAGTGAATGGGCCTCCGCCCCGCGGACCGCCGGAAGCGGCGCGGGGCGGGGCGGGGCCATCGATCGTCAATCGCCGGCGCTGAGGTTGACCGCGCTGGCCTTGCCGTTGCGGCCGGTTTCTACCTCGTAGTTCAGCCGCTGATCCTTGTTCAGCGACTGCATCCCGGCGGCCTGTACCGCGGAGATATGGACGAAGCTGTCTTCCGATCCATCGTCGGGCTGGATGAAGCCATAGCCTTTGTCGGCGTTGAAGAATTTGACGATGCCTGTCTTGCTCATGTGCGTGTCCTTTCAAGAACGCGTGGGGTGCCCCGGCGGCGACATGCCACCGGAGTCGTGCGTCGGGTCGTCTCGTTGAAAGGAAGTCGTCGTCTGGCATCGCGCCGGCTGACCGCGGTGAAGCGGCCGGCCGGCGAGTCGTCAAAAGCCGAAGACCGTCGCAAAATCGACGTCAGCGGGGGCTTGATAGCACGGCTTTGCCCATTCACCTAATCAGCCATTCCGATCGCCGCTTGCGGCAGCGACTCCGGACACCCTAGGCGGCCACGCGCCTTGGACCCTCATCGTCATAAGCCGCGCGGTTCGCATGGATCTGCGGCAGATGCGCGAAGGTCCACTCGGCGAGCGCCAGCACCGGGACGCTGAGCGAGTGCCCAAGCGGCGTCAGCGCATATTCGACCTGCGGGGGCACCGTCGCGTGAACCCGGCGCGCGGCCATGCCGTCCCGCTCGAGCGTCTTTAATGTTCGGGTCAGCATCTGCTGGCTGATACCGCCGATCTGGCGCTTCAACGCGTTGAAGCGGCAAGGCCCCTTCGCCAGCGCCTGCACGATCAGCACGGTCCATTTGTCGCCGACCCGGCCGATCAGTTCGCTCACCGCGCGGCAGTCGGGATTGGAGTGGGGGTGTGGGGCAGCGGTCATAGCTGTGTGACCTGGTCAGTGAAAAATGCGTTCTTGCGCCAGTTATGTGGTCACATATCTGGCTCTGGTCAAGATTTGAGACCGGAGCCCAACATGACCATCCTGCACATCGATACCGCGATCACCGGCGAGCATTCGGTAAGCCGCGGCCTCACCGCCGCGATTCTGCGCGAACTGACCGCTGCCGATCCTGGCGC comes from the Qipengyuania sediminis genome and includes:
- a CDS encoding M20/M25/M40 family metallo-hydrolase; the encoded protein is MFTRTLAAAAVLALLPTPASANLDKAADRAAESDVLAWDFVEGISTEVGPRQAGTEAEARGRVWAVRWLRANGFANVADEQFMMDTWVPGDVMRATVVAPYAQPLEIVPLGNSAATPAGGLTAQVVHFASYAALEAAPEGSLTGKIAFIDHAMRATQDGSSYGFAGPARWTGPGLAASKGAVATVIRSIGTESERTPHTGGTSFADGVGPTPAAALSNPDADNLARMIARAGDRRVMLRLELNSRQIGRTQSGNVVGEILGRDRNLPPVLLACHLDSWWNGTGAFDDGAGCGIIAAAAKAVAASGRPLRTIRVLFAGAEETGLWGSKAYAAAHKGEPVFVGLESDFGADRVWRIDSNFSASDPELYRKLAASVARFGVAPSREVASGGADLNWVREQDGALIDLQQDGTRYFDLHHTNNDTLDKIDKAQLRQNVAVWTVVTGILANHPAPIQRAPTR
- a CDS encoding cold-shock protein, producing the protein MSKTGIVKFFNADKGYGFIQPDDGSEDSFVHISAVQAAGMQSLNKDQRLNYEVETGRNGKASAVNLSAGD
- a CDS encoding PepSY-associated TM helix domain-containing protein — protein: MYRNSEISRSRPSRKDFLMSRLSTKNRIKRAVVLFHLWLGITVGGLWALQGLSGALLVFHRDLDRPAVEMASRRLTLDALIEEARSVANREPESIGLYYPDAAVLGVTFPGYASGKGSVLVEAASGRVIATRERTPVNPAEGNFWRWIYNFHHSLFAHNFGEILLGISGLLLVTMVGTGAWLAWPRRGQWRASFAMSRWRTRSQQLFGWHRCAGLAAALALIILAISGASMDFGKSLRKWAEGNAGYRAPYKAEPVAALPASLLGAENAYARARAVFPQASLSAVTLPTAESPVYQVRMRQPGEWRQWTGTSVVIVHAENGAILSRFDAVQAPIANRILDSAFPVHNGEIAGPPGRILVFLAGLSLPVLYVSGLWAWLRRRKATRK
- the ettA gene encoding energy-dependent translational throttle protein EttA — its product is MAAQYAFVMKNMTKTFPGANKPVLKDINLQFYQGAKIGIVGPNGAGKSTLIKIMAGIDKDFTGEAWPGENITVGYLEQEPELDPTKTVLENVREGARETADLVARFNEVSALMCEPDADFDALGAEMGELQDKIDAVDGWTLDNQLEVAMEALRCPPGDWPVTELSGGEKRRVALTRLLIQKPGILLLDEPTNHLDAESVQWLENHLKEYAGAVLMITHDRYFLDNVVGWILELDRGSYYPYEGNYSTYLEKKAKRLEQESREESGKQKALQRELEWIRQTPAARQTKSKARIRKFEELQNNQDQRQVGKAQIVIQVPERLGGKVIEVNGISKAYGDKLLFEDLSFTLPPGGIVGVIGPNGAGKSTLFKIITGKEQPDSGSIDIGSTVRLGFVDQSRDHLDPKKNVWEEISDGLDYMKVNGQDMSTRAYVGAFNFKGPDQQKNVGKLSGGERNRVHMAKMLKEGGNVLLLDEPTNDLDVETLAALEDAIENFAGCAVVISHDRFFLDRLATHILAFEGDSHVEWFEGNFEAYEEDKRRRLGDAADRPTRLAYKKLTR
- a CDS encoding winged helix-turn-helix transcriptional regulator, yielding MTAAPHPHSNPDCRAVSELIGRVGDKWTVLIVQALAKGPCRFNALKRQIGGISQQMLTRTLKTLERDGMAARRVHATVPPQVEYALTPLGHSLSVPVLALAEWTFAHLPQIHANRAAYDDEGPRRVAA
- a CDS encoding TonB-dependent receptor, with protein sequence MKFALFASSALTSAVLVSISPAAAEERAEVEQPTSIVVTGQREGYAPKSTSAAKVPVKLRDLPQTVDVVPIEVLRDQRALSIQDAMKNVPGVGLSHGDGQRDQITIRGFSAISDQFVEGFRDDALYFRDLSNVERIEVIKGPAAVLYGRGSSGGLINRVTRKPGEDVNSLTLSAGSWDTKRAEGDFGRVITADGSGFRLTGAVERSGSYRQFQFLDRETIAPSFLYKPDDRTELLLQADYLRDARITDFGIPAYQGRPVDVAPGTYYGAANAREADVSRALVTSQTISLTHRFSDTLSLRNGFRHYDYDLDRRNTLSGAVLPVTATRPRPQVSLNRSNFFRHENGWSNQLELTQIARLGGMEHTLLYGFEIARQRKDQLLYSRTGIAIVDLIAPILPVVPVDLGGTPATNNQGRFKNEGLYVQDLIDFGSGLKALVGLRHDWFEQRTIQRLALPSLARKDSEWSPRAGLVFQPDDTQSYYASWSRSFQPSGEGFAIAASNADIEPEKTTNKEIGAKYTLLGGKLNTTVSLFELERTGIKSAAPGSTVLIPIGTQRTRGIELSGNLDLASGWRAIAGYSYLDARVTKSLAVESGQPVEGKRATLTPEHGANLFVTKSFADRFGFGIGGNYVDDRFANPGNTVVLPGYVTFDALAWAKLGIARLQLNATNLFDERYTVSGHGTSPILNLPGAPRTVIATMTLAM
- a CDS encoding RNB domain-containing ribonuclease, which gives rise to MDRCDGYPGQPPGADPAGTHALKTLSDPDRLLGEGLARLRARYDVPSTFPPEVLAEAERTQHRTPSAHGDWTDRTFLTLDPAASTDLDQAFCIEPAGGDLVLHYALADIGWFVPQGGAIEAEAWRRGVTLYLPDGKARLYPPALSEGAASLLPDAPRPAIVATVRCDHDGKVALEGIVRAVVHSRAKLGYERVDPAEVPHLADFAARMQRCEEARGAARIDPPEQELQRGPDGGYQLQLRPWSPAENANAALSLAANIAIAQALHAAGAGLFREMPAPDARALARLRATALGLGFDWQEDVSLAAFERTVDPRTPAGAAFQFAVRRITGGADYHPYRPGDRPWHAALGATYCHATAPMRRLADRYVLETMLALATGAARHEDEPALFARLAETMNAADAREGAVERAVLDLAEAALLAGREGEVFAAIVTERDERGARLQLAELPVLARVDTRGVGSGERVLVRLVAADPVRGETRFERVR